One Oharaeibacter diazotrophicus DNA segment encodes these proteins:
- a CDS encoding PQQ-binding-like beta-propeller repeat protein, with protein sequence MKLPAVLVALAIFPSSGALASPRLSIDPVNQIPGGSITVSAAGFSERETLADVYIDGTRVGMFPVSGGGFADGTIQLDPDLGTGAHLVMVIGKATAAFDQWSYVVTYNWPQPFRDGARSNVTQDRDFDADTVAHLGLVRTIPVGDVAFGPVRYDGRIYLTTAAGQVRSIGLLPEQRSWTADVGARSAPIAHDGRILTVSGDGTVTALDHRTGRVLGRRALGAPWSARFHPVLADGILYVQTRRGLFALHASDLSIAWVNADVAAIPSPGGVAVDADRVVAVANGRIHWLSPEDGSEIGSHPGTAPVKLVDGRISYNVVRRSGQRRRSEIRFASFPDEVARVLPAGRNGILSFPTRFGSGTYALLRDDRLGSRHYGELHLHSFDLTDRRVADVLLPLQGRASDLTGANGFLVASLDDVKTAGGGRGPDRLVVLEPPGNVRFQWTLPGAGTVPIVSDGRIYVVAGGTLHVFGRRGGGAPPGP encoded by the coding sequence ATGAAACTCCCAGCCGTCCTGGTGGCCCTCGCAATATTCCCGAGTTCCGGCGCCCTCGCAAGCCCGCGGCTGAGTATCGACCCGGTCAATCAGATCCCCGGCGGGAGTATAACGGTCTCGGCCGCCGGCTTCTCTGAGCGGGAGACCCTCGCCGACGTCTACATCGACGGGACGCGCGTCGGGATGTTCCCGGTTTCGGGCGGCGGATTCGCCGACGGGACGATCCAGCTCGACCCCGATCTCGGCACCGGTGCCCATCTGGTCATGGTGATCGGCAAGGCGACGGCCGCGTTCGATCAGTGGTCCTACGTCGTCACCTACAACTGGCCGCAGCCGTTCCGGGACGGCGCGCGGTCGAACGTCACCCAAGATCGCGACTTCGACGCAGACACGGTCGCCCATCTCGGCCTCGTCCGGACAATCCCCGTGGGCGATGTCGCCTTCGGCCCGGTCCGCTACGACGGCCGTATCTACCTGACGACGGCCGCGGGGCAGGTCCGGTCGATCGGCCTCCTGCCGGAACAACGGTCTTGGACGGCGGACGTCGGCGCCCGCTCGGCGCCGATCGCCCATGACGGCAGGATCCTCACGGTGTCGGGCGACGGGACGGTCACGGCCCTCGACCATCGCACCGGGCGAGTCCTCGGGCGGCGCGCTCTCGGAGCGCCGTGGAGCGCACGCTTCCATCCAGTGCTGGCGGACGGGATCCTCTACGTTCAGACCCGCCGTGGCCTGTTCGCGCTGCATGCGTCGGACCTTTCGATCGCTTGGGTGAACGCGGACGTCGCTGCGATCCCGTCGCCGGGCGGCGTCGCCGTCGATGCCGACCGTGTCGTGGCGGTCGCGAACGGGCGGATCCACTGGTTGTCGCCGGAGGACGGCTCGGAGATCGGCAGTCATCCCGGAACCGCCCCTGTGAAGCTCGTCGACGGCCGGATCTCCTACAACGTCGTTCGCCGCTCCGGGCAGCGGCGGCGCTCCGAGATCCGTTTCGCCTCGTTCCCGGACGAGGTGGCCAGGGTCCTCCCGGCCGGCCGGAACGGCATCCTGTCGTTCCCTACCCGGTTCGGCTCGGGGACCTACGCGTTGCTCAGGGATGACAGGCTCGGATCCCGGCACTACGGCGAGCTCCATCTCCACTCCTTCGACCTCACGGACCGGCGTGTGGCGGACGTGCTGCTGCCACTGCAGGGGCGCGCGAGCGACCTGACCGGCGCCAACGGCTTCCTGGTCGCCTCGCTGGACGACGTGAAGACCGCGGGCGGGGGCCGGGGGCCCGATCGGCTCGTGGTCCTGGAGCCGCCCGGCAACGTCCGCTTCCAGTGGACGCTGCCGGGAGCCGGGACGGTTCCGATCGTTTCCGACGGCCGGATCTACGTGGTCGCGGGCGGCACCCTGCACGTCTTCGGCCGCCGCGGGGGCGGGGCCCCTCCCGGACCATGA
- a CDS encoding YcjF family protein — protein sequence MTGTPRKPAAFRIDGEGVVVVPAGEAPPAHARIVVEPEVDGAADDTAPLPVPLPKRRGPRWGRLLWTGLGGLVSLGIGLAVDRLIRDLFERADWLGWLGLALAALVAVGAVGLVVREVAGILRVERIDRLRAEAEAAAAADDDARAGKVVRDLVALYADRPETAAGRAAIAGHLREVIDGRDLVGLAEAEVLAPLDAAARRLVSDAAKRVSVVTAVSPRAIVDVIFVLVAVLGLVRRLADLYGGRPGLVGFVRLTRHVVGHLAVTGGMAVGDGLVQQIVGHGLAARLSARLGEGVVNGLLTARVGLAAIDVCRPLPFASLPRPGVSDVMGGILSRAEKGEG from the coding sequence ATGACCGGCACCCCGCGCAAGCCCGCCGCCTTCCGCATCGACGGCGAGGGCGTCGTCGTGGTCCCCGCCGGCGAGGCGCCGCCGGCGCACGCCCGGATCGTCGTCGAGCCGGAGGTCGACGGCGCCGCCGACGACACCGCGCCGCTCCCCGTGCCGCTGCCGAAGCGGCGCGGGCCGCGCTGGGGCCGGCTGCTGTGGACCGGCCTCGGTGGCCTCGTCTCGCTCGGCATCGGCCTCGCGGTCGACCGGCTGATCCGCGACCTGTTCGAGCGCGCCGACTGGCTCGGCTGGCTCGGCCTCGCGCTCGCGGCCCTGGTCGCCGTCGGCGCGGTCGGGCTGGTGGTGCGCGAGGTCGCCGGGATCCTGCGCGTCGAGCGGATCGATCGGCTGCGCGCCGAGGCCGAGGCGGCGGCCGCCGCCGACGACGACGCCCGCGCCGGCAAGGTGGTGCGCGACCTCGTCGCGCTCTACGCCGATCGGCCGGAGACGGCGGCCGGTCGCGCCGCGATCGCCGGGCACCTGCGCGAAGTCATCGACGGGCGCGACCTCGTCGGCCTCGCCGAGGCGGAGGTGCTGGCCCCGCTCGACGCGGCGGCGCGGCGGCTGGTCTCGGACGCGGCCAAGCGGGTGTCGGTGGTGACGGCGGTGTCGCCGCGGGCGATCGTCGACGTGATCTTCGTGCTGGTGGCGGTGCTCGGCCTCGTCCGCCGCCTCGCCGACCTCTACGGCGGACGGCCCGGCCTCGTCGGCTTCGTGCGGCTGACCCGGCACGTGGTCGGCCATCTCGCGGTCACCGGCGGCATGGCGGTCGGCGACGGGCTGGTGCAGCAGATCGTCGGCCACGGCCTCGCGGCCCGCCTGTCGGCCCGGCTCGGCGAGGGCGTCGTCAACGGTCTCCTCACCGCGCGGGTGGGCCTCGCCGCGATCGACGTCTGCCGCCCGCTGCCGTTCGCGTCGCTGCCGCGGCCCGGCGTCTCCGACGTGATGGGCGGCATCCTGAGCAGGGCGGAGAAGGGGGAGGGCTGA
- a CDS encoding flagellar hook protein FlgE gives MGILSALNKSVGGLNAQSFALENISGNIANSQTTGYKRTDTSFTDLVGAGTARITQLAAGNVRASSRSTVTVQGAIEGNSVETFLGIKGDGFFSVLQKSGEANGASTFETSMAYTRRGDFQINKEGYLVNGAGYFLAGLAIDPATNNPVGDTPGVIQIDKSPVEAEASTTINYRLNLPTEPKTKFSETNTDTSITDENMWTTSGGRTGPPATGEVTDELNEEFLNNSISGGAVTGYDSLGNAVNVQLRWAKTADNEWQLYYQNEASDPNTAATGDVMWTQINSGGAGPEFTFDSDGKVVEDVANLELASDLEIGGKTLSGITISFGDGLTQYADASQQANVRQLTQDGLPAGNFQDVSITDGGRVVANYSNGKTVDLFQIPLVSFQGASALKPLDGGAYAETRDSGPAVSNASGNIIGASLENSNVDISEEFTKLIVTQQAFSANSKVISTADQMMSDVLNIIR, from the coding sequence GTGGGCATTCTCTCCGCATTGAACAAGTCGGTCGGTGGTCTCAATGCGCAGTCGTTCGCGCTCGAGAACATCTCCGGCAACATCGCCAACTCGCAGACGACGGGCTACAAGCGCACGGACACCAGCTTCACCGACCTCGTCGGAGCCGGTACGGCGCGCATCACCCAGCTGGCGGCGGGCAACGTCCGGGCGAGCTCGCGCTCGACGGTGACGGTGCAGGGCGCGATCGAGGGCAACTCGGTCGAGACCTTCCTCGGCATCAAGGGCGACGGCTTCTTCTCGGTGCTGCAGAAGTCCGGCGAGGCGAACGGCGCGAGCACGTTCGAGACCAGCATGGCCTACACCCGCCGCGGCGACTTCCAGATCAACAAGGAAGGCTACCTCGTCAACGGCGCCGGCTATTTCCTGGCGGGTCTCGCGATCGATCCGGCCACCAACAACCCGGTCGGCGACACCCCGGGCGTCATCCAGATCGACAAGTCGCCGGTCGAGGCCGAGGCGAGCACGACGATCAACTACCGCCTCAACCTGCCGACCGAGCCGAAGACCAAGTTCTCCGAGACCAACACCGACACCTCGATCACCGACGAGAACATGTGGACCACCTCGGGCGGCCGCACCGGCCCGCCGGCGACCGGCGAGGTCACCGACGAACTCAACGAGGAGTTCCTCAACAACTCGATCTCCGGCGGCGCGGTCACCGGCTACGATTCGCTCGGCAACGCGGTCAACGTCCAGCTGCGCTGGGCCAAGACCGCGGACAACGAGTGGCAGCTCTACTACCAGAACGAAGCCTCCGATCCGAACACCGCCGCCACCGGCGACGTCATGTGGACCCAGATCAACTCGGGCGGCGCCGGCCCCGAATTCACCTTCGACTCCGACGGCAAGGTGGTGGAGGACGTCGCCAACCTCGAACTCGCCAGCGATCTCGAGATCGGCGGCAAGACGCTGAGCGGCATCACGATCTCCTTCGGCGACGGCCTGACCCAGTATGCCGACGCCAGCCAGCAGGCCAACGTGCGCCAGCTGACCCAGGACGGCCTGCCCGCCGGCAACTTCCAGGACGTCTCGATCACCGACGGCGGCCGCGTGGTGGCGAACTACTCCAACGGCAAGACGGTGGACCTGTTCCAGATCCCGCTGGTGAGCTTCCAGGGCGCCTCGGCGCTGAAGCCGCTCGACGGCGGCGCCTACGCCGAGACCCGCGACAGCGGACCGGCGGTCAGCAACGCGTCCGGCAACATCATCGGCGCGTCGCTGGAGAACTCGAACGTCGACATCAGCGAGGAGTTCACCAAGCTGATCGTGACGCAGCAGGCGTTCTCGGCCAACTCCAAGGTCATCAGCACCGCCGACCAGATGATGAGCGACGTCCTCAACATCATCCGCTGA
- a CDS encoding AAA family ATPase, with protein sequence MRFSGTASYVATPDLAVAVNAAVTLERPLLVKGEPGTGKTVLAEEVAAALGAPLIAWHVKSTTKAAQGLYEYDAVSRLRDGQLGDERVRDVRNYIRPGKIWEAFASDVRPVLLIDEIDKADLEFPNDLLLELDRMEFHVHETGETVKALRRPVVIITSNNEKELPDAFLRRCFFHYIRFPDRETMETIVEVHFPGLKKRLLAAALDVFFELRGVQGLRKRPSTSELLDWIRLLVSEDVEPETLRAKDARSMIPPLAGALIKNEQDIHLFERLAFMARREGR encoded by the coding sequence ATGCGCTTCTCCGGCACCGCCTCCTATGTCGCGACGCCCGATCTCGCCGTCGCGGTCAACGCCGCGGTGACGCTCGAGCGGCCGTTGCTGGTGAAGGGCGAGCCGGGGACGGGCAAGACGGTGCTTGCGGAGGAGGTCGCGGCCGCGCTGGGGGCGCCGCTGATCGCCTGGCACGTCAAGTCGACCACCAAGGCGGCGCAGGGGCTCTACGAATACGACGCGGTCTCGCGCCTGCGCGACGGCCAGCTCGGCGACGAGCGCGTGCGCGACGTCCGCAACTACATCCGCCCCGGCAAGATCTGGGAGGCCTTCGCCAGCGACGTCCGGCCGGTGCTGCTGATCGACGAGATCGACAAGGCCGACCTCGAGTTCCCGAACGACCTCCTGCTCGAACTCGACCGCATGGAGTTCCACGTGCACGAGACCGGCGAGACGGTGAAGGCGCTCCGGCGGCCGGTGGTGATCATCACCTCCAACAACGAGAAGGAGCTGCCGGACGCGTTCCTGCGCCGCTGCTTCTTCCACTACATCCGCTTCCCCGACCGCGAGACCATGGAAACGATCGTCGAGGTCCACTTCCCCGGCCTGAAGAAGCGACTGCTCGCCGCCGCGCTCGACGTCTTCTTCGAGCTGCGCGGCGTCCAGGGCCTGCGCAAGCGGCCGTCGACCTCCGAACTGCTCGACTGGATCCGCCTGCTCGTCTCCGAGGACGTCGAGCCCGAGACCCTGCGCGCCAAGGACGCCCGCAGCATGATTCCGCCGCTCGCCGGCGCCCTGATCAAGAACGAGCAGGACATCCACCTGTTCGAGCGCCTCGCCTTCATGGCCCGGCGCGAGGGGCGCTGA
- a CDS encoding vWA domain-containing protein: MFPTFFAELRAAGIPVSPREYLDLMRALDLGVPETRVEDFYHLARVVLVKDEKHLDRFDRVFARVFQGLGETLSGVETTELPEEWLRKLLERHLTEAEKAEIEALGGFDKLMETLRERLAEQKGRHQGGSKWIGTAGTSPFGAYGYNPEGVRIGQDESRHRRAVKVWDRRDFRDLDDTVEIGTRQIKVALKRLRRFARTGAADELDLSGTIDATARQGWLDVRLRPERRNAVRVLLLLDVGGSMDDHVRVTSELFSAARGEFKSLHHYYFHNCVYEGVWAANARRHAERVPTLDVIRTFPPDTRVVIVGDAAMSPYEITHPGGSVEHWNEEPGAVWLRRLVDAFPKLAWINPVGEREWDWTHSIRLVRDIVGPDRMVPLTLEGLDRAMRQLGR, translated from the coding sequence ATGTTCCCGACCTTCTTCGCCGAGTTGCGCGCCGCCGGCATTCCGGTGAGCCCGCGCGAGTATCTCGACCTGATGCGCGCCCTCGACCTCGGCGTGCCCGAGACCCGCGTCGAGGACTTCTACCACCTCGCCCGCGTCGTCCTCGTCAAGGACGAGAAGCATCTCGACCGCTTCGACCGCGTCTTCGCCCGGGTGTTCCAGGGCCTCGGCGAGACCCTTTCCGGCGTCGAGACGACCGAACTCCCAGAGGAATGGCTGCGCAAGCTCCTCGAGCGCCACCTGACCGAGGCCGAGAAGGCCGAGATCGAGGCGCTCGGCGGCTTCGACAAGCTGATGGAGACGCTGCGCGAACGTCTCGCCGAACAGAAGGGCCGCCACCAGGGCGGCTCCAAGTGGATCGGCACCGCCGGCACCTCGCCCTTCGGCGCCTACGGCTACAATCCGGAGGGCGTCCGGATCGGCCAGGACGAGAGCCGGCACCGGCGCGCCGTCAAGGTCTGGGACCGCCGCGACTTCCGCGACCTCGACGACACCGTCGAGATCGGCACCCGCCAGATCAAGGTGGCGCTGAAGCGCCTGCGCCGCTTCGCGCGCACCGGCGCGGCCGACGAGCTCGACCTCTCGGGCACCATCGACGCCACCGCCCGCCAGGGCTGGCTCGACGTCCGCCTCCGCCCGGAGCGCCGCAACGCCGTGCGCGTGCTGCTGCTGCTCGACGTCGGAGGCTCGATGGACGACCACGTCCGGGTGACGTCGGAGCTGTTCTCGGCGGCGCGCGGCGAGTTCAAGTCGCTGCACCACTACTACTTCCACAACTGCGTCTACGAGGGCGTCTGGGCCGCCAACGCCCGCCGCCATGCCGAGCGCGTGCCGACCCTCGACGTGATCCGCACCTTCCCCCCCGACACCCGCGTGGTGATCGTCGGCGACGCCGCCATGAGCCCCTACGAGATCACCCATCCGGGCGGCTCGGTCGAACACTGGAACGAGGAGCCCGGCGCCGTCTGGCTGCGCCGCCTCGTCGACGCCTTCCCGAAGCTCGCCTGGATCAACCCGGTCGGCGAGCGCGAATGGGACTGGACCCACTCCATCCGCCTCGTCCGCGACATCGTCGGCCCCGACCGCATGGTGCCGCTGACGCTGGAAGGGCTGGACCGGGCGATGCGGCAGCTCGGGCGGTGA
- a CDS encoding acyltransferase family protein, translating into MRLRALDGLRGTCSVLIALAHLEMTGYVGFGGWLTRGHVLVDVFFVLSGFVIALVYADRLGDAAGSAAFLVRRLGRVWPLHAAVLTLFVGAELAKMVAAAGFGYVPHFAPFTGQRPLDTLLPNLLLIHVFDTEADLTWNFPSWSMAAEFWVYGVFAAVVVPTVGRPRLRLVLAALLCAAGGLTVAALSPHRMDATYDFGVPRCLYGFFAGMLLAAFWRAHGHRVPGGTVAEVAALAIAAAFVALSPGTAFEFAAPAVYVVLIAVLAREAGLPSRLLRTAPFQTLGRLSYSIYLLHALVVTSVVPRIAAAVIALAPGRPAVAMVAIPVLYVALVALLASATRRFVELPGRRLFEGLAARAARGTGPSTAGAAVEG; encoded by the coding sequence GTGCGGCTCAGGGCACTCGACGGTCTGCGCGGCACCTGTTCGGTGCTGATCGCGCTCGCCCATCTCGAGATGACCGGCTACGTCGGTTTCGGCGGCTGGCTGACGCGCGGCCACGTGCTGGTCGACGTGTTCTTCGTGCTGTCCGGTTTCGTGATCGCGCTGGTCTACGCCGACCGGCTCGGCGACGCCGCCGGCTCGGCCGCCTTCCTCGTCCGCCGGCTCGGGCGCGTCTGGCCGCTGCACGCGGCGGTGCTGACGCTGTTCGTGGGGGCCGAACTCGCCAAGATGGTCGCCGCCGCCGGCTTCGGCTACGTGCCCCACTTCGCACCCTTCACGGGCCAGCGCCCGCTCGACACGCTGTTGCCCAACCTCCTGCTGATCCACGTCTTCGACACCGAGGCCGACCTGACGTGGAACTTCCCGTCGTGGTCGATGGCGGCGGAGTTCTGGGTCTACGGCGTTTTCGCCGCCGTCGTGGTGCCGACGGTCGGACGGCCGCGGCTGCGCCTCGTGCTCGCCGCGCTGCTGTGCGCCGCCGGTGGGCTCACGGTCGCCGCGCTGTCGCCGCACCGTATGGACGCGACCTACGACTTCGGCGTGCCGCGCTGCCTCTACGGCTTCTTCGCCGGCATGCTGCTGGCCGCGTTCTGGCGCGCCCACGGCCACCGGGTGCCCGGCGGCACCGTCGCCGAGGTCGCGGCGCTGGCGATCGCCGCCGCCTTCGTCGCCCTTTCCCCCGGCACGGCCTTCGAATTCGCCGCGCCGGCGGTGTACGTGGTGCTGATCGCGGTGCTCGCCCGCGAGGCCGGGCTGCCGTCGCGGCTCCTGCGCACCGCGCCGTTCCAGACGCTCGGCCGGCTGTCCTACTCGATCTACCTGCTGCACGCCCTCGTGGTGACCAGCGTCGTGCCGCGCATCGCCGCGGCGGTGATCGCCCTCGCGCCGGGCCGTCCGGCGGTGGCGATGGTCGCCATCCCCGTGCTCTACGTCGCCCTGGTCGCCCTTCTCGCGAGCGCGACCCGGCGCTTCGTCGAATTGCCGGGCCGCCGGCTGTTCGAGGGCCTCGCCGCCCGGGCCGCCCGGGGCACCGGTCCGTCGACCGCGGGCGCGGCGGTCGAGGGGTGA
- a CDS encoding YcjX family protein — translation MGSAAGVGRPDRRTDLGLSSLTDEARIALDNVYEYATSLGAPPLRLGVTGLARAGKTVFITALVHNLVHGGRLPLFEPWKSRRLIGAELKPQRHDDVPTFDYRGHVRALVGDRVWPESTRMISEMRLSIAYESATFLGRRLGRGRLDLDIVDYPGEWLLDLPLLAKDYRTFARETVARARMPARAEIAGPWLAHLATTDPAGPADEGVAAEAHGLFTGYLAAARGDGHALSMVPPGRFLMPGDLAGSPAITFAPLDLPAEGEAPRDSLWALMERRYEAYKDVVVRPFFRTHFARLDRQVVLVDVLAALNGGTAAVADLEAALAEILACFRPGRSSWLSGVLTRRIDRILFAATKADHLHHVSHDRLEAILRRLVEAASRRAAFAGAEVDVRAVAAVRATREATVRRGGESLPCILGVPRAGETLDGSTYTGDEEIALFPGDLPADPEVLFADLHAEIRRSRAGNPDVEAAPEVAGTADPTADADLDGTGLSTRSLVPDMRFLRFRPPQIERTAEGVTLSLPHIRLDRALDFLIGDRLA, via the coding sequence ATGGGAAGCGCGGCCGGCGTCGGCCGGCCCGACCGGAGGACCGACTTGGGGCTCTCTTCCCTGACCGACGAGGCGCGGATCGCCCTCGACAACGTCTACGAATACGCCACCAGCCTCGGCGCTCCGCCGCTCCGGCTCGGCGTCACCGGGCTCGCGCGCGCCGGCAAGACGGTGTTCATCACCGCGCTGGTGCACAACCTGGTCCACGGCGGCCGGCTGCCGCTGTTCGAGCCGTGGAAGAGCCGGCGGCTGATCGGCGCCGAGCTGAAGCCGCAGCGCCACGACGACGTCCCGACCTTCGACTACCGCGGCCACGTCCGCGCCCTGGTCGGCGACCGGGTCTGGCCGGAATCGACCCGCATGATCTCGGAGATGCGGCTGTCGATCGCCTACGAGAGCGCCACCTTCCTCGGCCGAAGGCTCGGCCGCGGCCGGCTCGACCTCGACATCGTCGACTACCCCGGCGAGTGGCTGCTCGACCTGCCGCTGCTCGCCAAGGACTACCGGACCTTCGCCCGCGAGACCGTTGCACGCGCCCGCATGCCGGCGCGGGCCGAAATCGCCGGGCCGTGGCTCGCCCATCTCGCGACCACCGATCCGGCGGGACCGGCCGACGAGGGCGTCGCCGCCGAGGCGCACGGGCTCTTCACCGGCTATCTCGCCGCCGCCCGCGGGGACGGCCACGCGCTGTCGATGGTGCCGCCGGGCCGCTTCCTGATGCCCGGCGACCTCGCCGGTTCGCCGGCGATCACCTTCGCGCCGCTCGACCTGCCGGCCGAGGGCGAGGCGCCGCGCGACAGCCTGTGGGCGCTGATGGAGCGGCGCTACGAGGCCTACAAGGACGTGGTGGTGCGCCCGTTCTTCCGCACCCACTTCGCCCGGCTCGACCGGCAGGTCGTACTGGTCGACGTGCTCGCCGCCCTCAACGGCGGCACCGCCGCGGTCGCCGACCTCGAGGCGGCGCTCGCCGAGATCCTCGCCTGCTTCCGGCCGGGCCGGTCGTCCTGGCTGTCGGGCGTCCTGACGCGGCGGATCGATCGCATCCTGTTCGCCGCCACCAAGGCCGACCACCTGCACCACGTCAGCCACGACCGCCTGGAGGCGATCCTGCGCCGGCTGGTCGAGGCCGCCTCGCGCCGGGCCGCCTTCGCCGGTGCCGAGGTCGACGTGCGCGCGGTCGCGGCAGTGCGGGCGACGCGCGAGGCGACGGTGCGGCGCGGCGGCGAGAGCCTGCCCTGCATCCTCGGGGTGCCCCGCGCCGGCGAGACGCTCGACGGCTCGACCTACACCGGAGACGAGGAAATCGCCTTGTTCCCCGGCGACTTGCCGGCCGATCCGGAAGTTCTTTTCGCGGACCTTCATGCGGAGATTCGACGATCTCGCGCGGGGAATCCGGATGTTGAAGCCGCGCCCGAAGTCGCAGGCACGGCGGATCCGACGGCCGACGCGGACCTCGACGGCACGGGGCTTTCGACCCGTTCGCTGGTGCCGGACATGCGCTTCCTGAGGTTCCGCCCGCCGCAGATCGAGCGGACCGCCGAGGGCGTGACGCTGTCGCTGCCGCACATCCGGCTCGACCGCGCGCTCGACTTCCTGATCGGAGACCGACTGGCATGA
- a CDS encoding SixA phosphatase family protein, translated as MPRLLLLRHAKSSWDDTGLSDFDRPLNLRGRAAAPLMGRHMADHSLSPDRVLCSSSRRTRETFAAVLPFLRHDFEAQFLRTIYDCPGGTYAPTIRRHGGAARTLLLIGHNPVIQETALTLIGRGNPDITASIAAKFPTSGLAVIDFDGDDWSGLDPRSGRIVAFFRARELEVVGDPAITDVDD; from the coding sequence ATGCCCCGTCTGCTGCTGCTGCGCCACGCCAAGTCGTCGTGGGACGACACCGGCCTGTCGGACTTCGACAGGCCGCTGAACCTGCGCGGGCGGGCGGCGGCGCCGCTGATGGGGCGGCACATGGCCGACCATTCGCTCTCGCCGGACCGGGTGCTGTGCTCGTCGTCGCGGCGCACGCGCGAGACCTTCGCGGCGGTGCTGCCGTTCCTGCGCCACGACTTCGAGGCGCAGTTCCTGCGCACCATCTACGACTGCCCCGGCGGCACCTACGCGCCGACGATCCGCCGCCACGGCGGCGCGGCCCGCACGCTGCTGCTGATCGGCCACAACCCGGTGATCCAGGAGACCGCGCTGACGCTGATCGGCCGCGGCAACCCGGACATCACCGCCTCGATCGCGGCGAAATTCCCGACCTCCGGCCTCGCCGTGATCGACTTCGACGGCGACGACTGGTCCGGCCTCGACCCGCGGAGCGGGCGCATCGTCGCCTTCTTCCGCGCCCGCGAGCTCGAGGTGGTCGGCGACCCCGCCATCACCGACGTCGACGACTGA
- a CDS encoding glutamine synthetase family protein has translation MTGLADAAPRFTSADDAIHWLRERRIDEVECIVPDMNGIMRGKIVPREDFIRIVDAGVRLPEFVFFQAVTGDSADDSEIVNPLDRDVRCVPDLTTLRVVPWYEEPTAQVICDCYFADGRMVDFAPRSVLRRVVELYAEKGLRPVVAPELEFYLTANNLDPDLPIEVPIGLSGRKESGRQAYGIEHANDFDHVVNLMYDYCEASRIEIATMAHEAGPAQLEMNFRHGDPIERADQTFLFKRTARLAARKYDMVATFMAMPHQDMPGSATHIHQSIVRIDDGGNIFAAPDGSDAPALLHYIGGLQRFVPPAMSLFCPNVNSYRRIRLESDAPINVHWGRDNRTCGLRVPDSGPEARRVENRVIGADSNPYVAMAATLAAGLIGLEEKIEPEPVVEVNAHTLGVSLPSHLSDALEELAACEPMKRVLGPRFVEAYIDVKRLEWRLYNRVISSWEREYLLLNV, from the coding sequence ATGACAGGACTTGCCGACGCCGCCCCGCGCTTCACCTCGGCGGACGACGCCATCCACTGGCTGCGCGAGCGGCGCATCGACGAGGTCGAGTGCATCGTCCCGGACATGAACGGCATCATGCGCGGCAAGATCGTGCCGCGCGAGGACTTCATCCGCATCGTCGACGCCGGCGTGCGGCTGCCGGAATTCGTGTTCTTCCAGGCCGTCACCGGCGACAGCGCCGACGACAGCGAGATCGTCAACCCGCTCGACCGCGACGTCCGCTGCGTGCCCGACCTCACCACGCTCCGCGTCGTGCCCTGGTACGAGGAGCCGACCGCGCAGGTGATCTGCGACTGCTACTTCGCCGACGGCCGCATGGTCGACTTCGCGCCGCGCTCGGTGCTGCGCCGGGTCGTCGAGCTCTACGCCGAAAAGGGCCTGCGCCCGGTCGTGGCGCCCGAGCTCGAGTTCTACCTGACCGCCAACAACCTGGACCCCGACCTGCCGATCGAGGTGCCGATCGGCCTCTCCGGGCGCAAGGAGAGCGGGCGGCAGGCCTACGGCATCGAGCACGCCAACGACTTCGACCACGTCGTCAACCTGATGTACGACTATTGCGAGGCCTCGCGGATCGAGATCGCGACCATGGCCCACGAGGCCGGCCCCGCCCAGCTCGAGATGAACTTCCGCCACGGCGACCCGATCGAGCGGGCCGACCAGACCTTCCTGTTCAAGCGCACCGCCCGCCTCGCCGCCCGCAAATACGACATGGTGGCGACCTTCATGGCGATGCCGCACCAGGACATGCCGGGATCGGCCACCCACATCCACCAGTCGATCGTGCGGATCGACGACGGCGGCAACATCTTCGCCGCGCCCGACGGCTCCGACGCCCCCGCCCTCCTCCACTACATCGGCGGCCTGCAGCGCTTCGTGCCCCCGGCGATGAGCCTGTTCTGCCCCAACGTGAACAGCTACCGCCGCATCCGCCTCGAGAGCGACGCGCCGATCAACGTCCACTGGGGCCGCGACAACCGCACCTGCGGCCTGCGCGTGCCGGATTCCGGGCCGGAGGCGCGCCGCGTCGAGAACCGCGTCATCGGCGCCGACAGCAACCCCTACGTCGCCATGGCGGCGACGCTCGCCGCCGGGCTGATCGGCCTGGAGGAGAAGATCGAGCCCGAGCCGGTGGTCGAGGTCAACGCCCACACCCTCGGCGTCTCGCTGCCCTCGCACCTCTCCGACGCGCTCGAGGAACTCGCCGCCTGCGAACCGATGAAGCGCGTCCTCGGCCCGCGCTTCGTCGAGGCCTACATCGACGTCAAGCGCCTGGAGTGGCGGCTCTACAACCGCGTCATCTCGAGCTGGGAGCGCGAATACCTGCTGCTCAACGTCTGA